One stretch of Eupeodes corollae chromosome 2, idEupCoro1.1, whole genome shotgun sequence DNA includes these proteins:
- the LOC129946654 gene encoding nose resistant to fluoxetine protein 6-like — MVRNILFGFGVTLLTVLGLVQCSYNISTRGFSPFRSDIAIAFFEEAQKQSENDLTSRDVSRKQCLRDINKIYEGIADLQEWALEWPDSWGRLPVGLFWGHTISMGAYEECIAASHQQTEAHTIRGKYCLANIPIEEYYKQVKPRKNDIQARVSYKQTDPTRFQLGICIPKSCSAKMGNDLLIGVLKNVTNIDFLKKNMVRETLCRTKEPIILEGIDIFAISLVATVTAIMIVSSIYDAVLLKQGQKGHPLLTAFSVYTNAPKIFTVKETKNPNVIHCLAGLRSISMMWVVFGHGYMTFNQLPHLDRNKFYTWIETPYSMLVQNATFCVDTFFFMSGLLMLWGAFREMEKTKGKLNIPLMYFHRYIRLTPILAVLILYIMSLYRYSGQGPMWIKIATQDKKCSDTWWYTLLYIQNYATPHNYCVGQSWYLAVDTQLYVLSPLFLIPLWKWGKKALGPIIVFGLLCMACTYATFMKNGFTLFRVQDDDVDRRQALTYYPTHTRVPTWLIGVIFGYFFFKFNRGRQIAMNKTLVVLGWTVALGTMLACVWGPYWRILPGTPNAPIVEGALYEPISRASWACAIGWIVWACYNGHGGIINDFLSWSFFQVLARLSYCMYIIHRIVQNVNGARLQHDTKFGDYEAILRFWHDFGIALTLSCFATLAFEAPILGIETAIFRRGASAEPKKPHELTNVTTDAKKDEKSCSIES, encoded by the exons ATGGTCCggaatattttatttggatttggTGTGACATTGTTAACAGTATTAGGACTTGTACAGTGTTCCTATAATATATCAACAAGAGGATTTTCACCATTCAGGAGTGATATTGCTATTGCTTTTTTTGAGGAAGCGCAAAAACAGAGTGAAAATGACTTGACAAGTAGAGATGTTAGCCGAAAACAGTGCCTGAGGGATATTAATAAGATTTATGAAGGAATTGCAGACTTGCAGGAATGGGCTTTGGAGT GGCCAGACTCATGGGGACGCTTGCCAGTGGGTCTGTTCTGGGGCCACACCATCAGCATGGGAGCATACGAAGAATGTATTGCTGCTTCTCATCAACAAACTGAAGCACATACGATAcgaggaaaatattgtttagctAATATTCCAATAGAAGAATACTACAAACAAGTTAAGCCCCGCAAAAATGATATTCAAGCTCGTGTTAGCTATAAACAAACTGACCCTACAAGATTTCAATTAGGAATTTGTATTCCAAAGTCATGTTCAGCTAAAATGGGAAATGATCTTCTCATTGGTGTATTGAAAAATGTTACTAACATAGATTTCTTAAAGAAGAACATGGTTAGAGAGACACTCTGCAGAACAAAGGAGCCTATTATTTTAGAAGGAATTGATATTTTCGCAAT aTCACTTGTAGCAACCGTTACGGCCATAATGATTGTCAGCAGTATTTACGATGCAGTTTTACTAAAACAAGGAC AAAAAGGACATCCACTTTTGACAGCATTTTCGGTCTATACGAATGCACCGAAAATTTTTACTGTCAAAGAGACAAAGAATCCAAATGTTATTCATTGCTTGGCTGGTTTGAGATCAATTTCTATGATGTGGGTTGTCTTTGGACATGGCTATATGACTTTCAATCAATTGCCTCATTTggatagaaataaattttacact TGGATTGAAACTCCATACTCAATGCTGGTGCAAAATGCAACGTTTTGCGTTGACACTTTCTTCTTTATGAGTGGGTTACTAATGCTTTGGGGTGCCTTCCGTGAAATGGAGAAGAC cAAGGGAAAACTGAACATACCTTTGATGTACTTCCATCGATATATTCGTCTTACTCCAATCCTTGCAGTCTTAATCTTGTATATAATGAGTTTGTACAGATATTCCGGACAAGGGCCAATGTGGATAAAGATTGCAACTCAAGACAAAAAATGCAGTGACACTTGGTGGTACACTTTGTTGTATATTCAAAACTATGCTACTCCACACAATTAC TGCGTTGGCCAATCCTGGTACTTAGCAGTCGACACCCAGCTGTATGTGCTCTCACCACTCTTCTTGATCCCATTATGGAAATGGGGCAAGAAGGCACTTGGTCCTATAATTGTGTTTGGCTTACTTTGTATGGCATGCACATATGCTACTTTTATGAAGAATGGCTTCACCCTGTTTCGTGTACaaga cGATGATGTTGATCGTCGTCAAGCACTAACCTACTACCCAACACACACCCGAGTTCCAACATGGCTAATTGGTGTCATATTTGGTTACttcttcttcaaattcaatCGTGGAAGGCAAATCGCAATGAATAag ACTTTAGTAGTCTTGGGCTGGACTGTTGCTTTGGGGACCATGTTAGCCTGTGTGTGGGGGCCTTATTGGAGAATTCTTCCTGGTACACCTAATGCACCCATTGTGGAGGGCGCACTTTATGAACCAATTAGTAGGGCTTCCTGGGCCTGCGCAATCGGCTGGATTGTATGGGCTTGTTATAATGGACATGGTGGAATCATTAACGATTTCTTGTCTTGGAGTTTCTTCCAAGTTCTAGCTCGATTATCGTACTGCATGTACATAATCCACAGAATCGTACAAAACGTCAATGGTGCTCGCCTACAGCATGACACTAAATTCGGAGATTACGAAGCG ATTCTTCGTTTTTGGCATGATTTTGGAATCGCTTTGACACTATCATGTTTTGCAACATTAGCATTTGAAGCACCAATTCTTGGAATTGAAACTGCCATTTTCAGACGAGGAGCATCGGCAGAACCTAAGAAACCACATGAACTAACGAATGTTACCACAGATGCAAAGAAAGATGAAAAGAGTTGTAGTATAGAAAGTTGA